In Corylus avellana chromosome ca2, CavTom2PMs-1.0, the following proteins share a genomic window:
- the LOC132169054 gene encoding uncharacterized protein LOC132169054, translating to MRFKEGNSVEVFRKENDPCGCWFPGIVTSVQGNSYSIIVRHKGDQAAVERVHEEDVRPQPPPQDDQKGLERWTAGDIAEVFDIQCWRVAAILKAIKNVHFVVRFVGSIHLKEFHKSSLRVRQAWHNNKWSQLVGIGKVQENRQAVDNIGTLAVWQGSCLTRGGDGKKNVKEMWLPEGNHGHCSEPPSEELPMVDDISSIASCSLNEDGEAAEHPSVNCSSRDHSSSAESSSFPPWSSKQKLVIKVEVHKQEVKAYKSTVQAMYASGPFITWDQESLLTNLRLSLHISNEEHLLHLRHLLSTQPC from the exons atgaggtTCAAGGAGGGGAATTCAGTGGAGgtatttagaaaagaaaatgatccaTGCGGCTGCTGGTTTCCCGGAATAGTAACTTCAGTACAAGGCAATAGCTACAGTATTATTGTGAGGCACAAAGGAGATCAGGCAGCTGTGGAGAGGGTGCATGAGGAGGATGTACGGCCACAGCCTCCGCCGCAGGATGATCAGAAGGGGCTTGAAAGATGGACGGCTGGTGATATTGCTGAGGTGTTTGATATTCAGTGTTGGAGGGTTGCAGCGATTCTGAAGGCGATCAAGAACGTCCATTTTGTTGTTAGGTTTGTTGGGTCCATCCACCTCAAAGAATTTCATAAATCTAGTCTAAGGGTTCGCCAAGCTTGGCATAACAATAAGTGGTCACAGCTGGTTGGGATTGGGAAG GTTCAAGAAAATAGGCAGGCTGTCGACAATATTGGCACACTAGCTGTTTGGCAAGGGAGTTGCTTAACAAGAGGGGGAGAtggaaagaaaaatgtcaaagaAATGTGGCTTCCTGAAGGAAATCATGGCCATTGTTCTGAACCACCATCGGAGGAGCTGCCGATG GTGGATGATATTTCATCTATTGCTAGCTGTAGTTTGAATGAAGATGGTGAGGCAGCTGAACATCCCAGTGTTAATTGTTCATCAAGAGACCATTCTTCTTCTGCTGAGTCCTCATCATTTCCGCCTTGGTCCAGCAAACAGAAACTAGTTATCAAAGTTGAGGTCCATAAACAAGAGGTTAAAGCTTATAAGTCAACTGTGCAGGCAATGTATGCTTCAGGTCCATTTATAACTTGGGATCAAGAGTCCCTCTTAACAAATCTTCGTCTCTCTCTTCACATTTCAAATGAGGAACATTTACTCCACCTCAGGCACCTTTTATCCACTCAaccttgttaa
- the LOC132171227 gene encoding protein LONGIFOLIA 1 — MTTGIVQDQSLEKQMGCMAGFLQIFDRQQLLAGKRFYSTKRLPPSSAVDSTVESEKSMDSPDVSGELEKQQQARSAPSPERLKQSQLPEVRTPAPGTVTPADTPTKSPLPFPIFEMREATRTSWKFCKDAPRLSLDSRAVVDAKGSLKPREIRTNAAFLSSSRCDEAAEDSDKQRKSPSVIARLMGLEPLPDAEPEPDKKAELRRSASESRVSRDLFQHRFVDGKNNNFNLNFPMRQTQEPNYQSNIPRTVVENNAANETHSFGDRRVDSKGFGLRNVRSGAAKAAQCRGMGQRKSFFDSADFFPEPKQSVSIYGEIEKRLKMRGIEEPSKDLDTLKHILEALQLKGLLHSKKPSNQMSNRNFVYDHRNLESPIVVMKPAGTRSPVNRQGRTGNESPPSSFRSRAGTRRQVNETLPAVSPRRDRTEIDRSGRYQTRERNGSGANSPSRRRPPSIETQRTVNVIDSVENRRVSPVQSPKVSGRRVGSDQQVTTRSPRMKQPPAENYRKDEKVFSTPAEDESSTTVSESSISTCSYADTERSKVEDYKDGRSLLERCDKLLHSIAEMTATELQPSPVSVLDSSFYKDDSSSPSPVMKRSIEFKDQPVELEDDIWSLALFSMESKSEGKSGDCEYVYISEILRASNYLPEDSDIFLLLEKQQYLKGKDTSEVPRLQRRLIFDTINEILNRNRELPPWKPNSWTNSTSLQQIWSEFQKIRETDASEDLFEVIRGVLRKDLTGDGVSGWLDWPIEMSEAVLDIERLIFKDLIGETIRDLAAYSGNCSKVSAPRRKLVF, encoded by the exons ATGACGACAGGGATTGTACAAGACCAGAGTCTGGAAAAGCAAATGGGTTGCATGGCTGGGTTCCTTCAGATCTTCGACCGCCAGCAGCTTCTCGCCGGGAAACGCTTCTACTCCACCAAACGCCTCCCTCCTTCTTCG GCGGTGGATTCGACGGTGGAGTCGGAGAAGAGCATGGATTCTCCGGACGTATCGGGAGAATTGGAGAAACAACAACAAGCGAGATCGGCACCATCGCCGGAGAGACTGAAACAGTCTCAGCTACCGGAGGTCCGAACTCCGGCGCCGGGAACTGTAACTCCGGCGGATACTCCGACCAAGTCACCGCTTCCCTTCCCGATTTTTGAAATGAGAGAAGCCACAAGGACCTCATGGAAGTTCTGCAAAGATGCTCCCAGACTTTCTTTGGACAGCCGAGCCGTGGTTGATGCTAAGGGAAGCTTAAAGCCCAGAGAGATCCGTACAAACGCTGCATTTTTGTCATCTAGTCGATGCGATGAAGCGGCGGAGGACAGCGATAAGCAGCGCAAATCTCCGAGTGTTATTGCGCGGCTCATGGGGCTCGAACCGTTGCCGGATGCGGAACCTGAACCGGACAAGAAAGCGGAGCTCCGGAGATCCGCTTCGGAATCCAGGGTTTCCAGAGATCTGTTCCAGCACCGTTTCGTCGACGGAAAAAACAACAACTTCAACTTAAACTTTCCGATGAGGCAAACTCAGGAACCGAATTATCAGAGTAACATTCCGAGGACGGTGGTTGAAAACAATGCAGCTAATGAAACGCACAGTTTCGGTGACAGACGTGTGGATTCCAAGGGATTCGGCTTACGGAATGTGAGAAGTGGGGCAGCGAAAGCGGCGCAGTGCAGAGGAATGGGGCAGAGGAAGAGCTTCTTTGACTCTGCCGACTTCTTTCCGGAGCCGAAACAGAGCGTTTCGATCTACGGAGAGATTGAGAAGAGGTTGAAGATGAGAGGGATCGAAGAGCCGTCCAAAGACTTGGACACCTTGAAGCACATCCTCGAAGCTCTGCAGCTCAAAGGTCTCTTGCATTCCAAGAAACCTTCAAACCAAATGAGCAACAGGAATTTCGTTTACGATCATCGGAACCTTGAGTCTCCGATTGTTGTCATGAAGCCGGCAGGCACGAGATCGCCGGTGAACCGGCAGGGTCGGACGGGGAACGAATCTCCGCCTTCAAGCTTTAGATCGAGAGCCGGAACCCGGCGGCAGGTGAACGAGACGTTGCCGGCGGTGAGCCCTAGGCGTGACCGGACGGAGATTGATCGGAGCGGACGGTACCAGACGAGAGAGAGAAACGGGAGCGGCGCGAATAGCCCGAGTAGAAGAAGACCACCGAGCATTGAAACGCAGAGGACAGTGAATGTGATTGATTCGGTGGAAAACAGAAGGGTCTCTCCGGTTCAGTCTCCTAAGGTTAGTGGGAGGAGAGTTGGATCAGATCAACAAGTCACCACTCGTTCACCGAGGATGAAACAACCGCCGGCCGAGAATTATCGCAAGGATGAGAAAGTGTTTAGTACTCCAGCGGAGGACGAGTCATCCACCACCGTTTCGGAAAGCAGTATTAGCACTTGTTCATATGCTGATACAGAG AGGTCCAAGGTGGAGGATTATAAGGATGGTAGGAGCTTATTAGAGAGGTGCGATAAGCTGCTTCACAGTATAGCTGAGATGACGGCGACCGAGTTGCAGCCGAGTCCAGTCTCGGTGCTTGACTCGTCGTTTTACAAGGACGATTCGTCGTCGCCTTCCCCAGTGATGAAACGGAGCATTGAATtcaaag ATCAACCGGTTGAATTGGAAGATGACATATGGAGCTTGGCATTGTTTTCCATGGAATCAAAATCTGAAGGGAAATCCGGTGATTGCGAGTATGTGTACATATCGGAGATCCTCAGAGCTTCGAATTATTTACCCGAAGACTCCGATATATTCCTACTACTAGAGAAGCAACAGTATCTCAAAGGAAAGGACACCTCCGAGGTCCCAAGACTCCAAAGAAGGCTTATTTTCGACACCATCAATGAAATTCTCAATCGAAACAGAGAATTACCACCGTGGAAGCCCAATTCATGGACCAATTCCACATCATTGCAACAAATTTGGTCCGAATTTCAGAAGATTCGGGAGACGGATGCATCGGAGGACTTGTTCGAGGTGATCCGCGGGGTGCTGCGAAAGGACCTTACAGGGGATGGCGTGAGTGGATGGTTGGATTGGCCGATCGAGATGTCCGAAGCCGTTTTGGATATCGAACGGCTAATATTCAAGGATTTGATTGGCGAGACCATCCGAGATCTCGCTGCCTATTCAGGGAATTGTAGTAAAGTCTCGGCGCCTCGTAGGAAGTTGGTGTTCTGA
- the LOC132170754 gene encoding guanine nucleotide-binding protein subunit gamma 2, with protein sequence MASETASSVDELAVASVAAEGPDTRGKHRILAQLKRVEQESKFLEEELEELQKTENVSTSCEELLRNIEIIPDPLLPLTNGPVNPLWDQWFEGPQDSQGCSCWIL encoded by the exons ATGGCGTCTGAAACGGCGTCGTCTGTAGATGAGCTTGCCGTTGCTTCAGTAGCAGCAGAAGGACCTGATACGAGAGGCAAGCATCGGATTCTCGCCCAACTCAAGCGCGTCGAGCAAGAATCCAAATTCTTAGAg GAAGAGTTAGAAGAGcttcaaaaaacagaaaacgTGTCAACATCATGTGAGGA ATTGTTGCGCAACATAGAAATAATACCTGATCCACTACTCCCACT CACAAACGGCCCTGTGAACCCATTATGGGATCAATGGTTTGAAGGTCCCCAAGATTCACAAGGTTGCAGCTGCTGGATTCTTTGA
- the LOC132169053 gene encoding polygalacturonase-like: MAKLLCLLYALFFILYFSHPSHAIRVYDVVSFEAKADGTVDSTLAFHNAWAAACASADSSTINVPKGTYLLASLALGDCKSSYVTFRIDGTLMPLWDGAEADYRNDYWLSFEGFTGVSITGGSLDAKGPALWACKASAADCPTGATGIDGLMSVNSQMFHIVFNGFQNVHVERVKIIAAGDSPNTDGIHVQLSQDVTIMESTIKTGDDCISIGPGTKNLWIERIKCGPGHGISIGSLEKDTDEAGVQNVTVKNAVFIGTQNGLRIKSWARPSNGFVQRVCFLRAIMKNVQNPIVIDQSYCPHNICPTQVSGVKISDVIYRHIRGTSVTKVAIKFDCSSKNPSTGIRLENVNLTCPNQVPESSCRNAIGNTLGFVQPNSCLL; this comes from the exons ATGGCCAAGCTTTTATGTCTGCTTTACGCACTTTTCTTCATTCTCTATTTCTCCCACCCATCGCACGCAATTAGGGTTTACGATGTTGTAAGTTTTGAAGCTAAAGCCGATGGCACAGTGGACTCGACCTTGGCCTTCCATAATGCATGGGCTGCAGCTTGCGCATCAGCAGATTCTAGCACCATAAATGTGCCAAAGGGAACCTACTTGCTTGCCTCTTTGGCCTTGGGTGACTGCAAAAGCTCTTATGTCACTTTCCGAATTGATGGAACGCTAATGCCTCTTTGGGATGGGGCGGAGGCGGATTATCGTAATGATTATTGGCTCAGCTTTGAAGGTTTTACCGGCGTTTCCATTACTGGAGGATCACTCGATGCCAAAGGCCCTGCCTTGTGGGCTTGCAAAGCTTCCGCTGCTGACTGTCCCACTGGAGCCACG GGTATTGATGGATTAATGTCAGTAAACAGTCAGATGTTCCATATTGTGTTTAATGGGTTCCAAAACGTACATGTTGAAAGAGTGAAAATCATAGCCGCTGGTGACAGTCCGAACACAGATGGCATTCATGTCCAATTATCACAGGATGTCACAATAATGGAATCTACCATCAAAACAGGGGATGATTGCATCTCCATTGGCCCTGGAACGAAGAACTTGTGGATTGAACGCATCAAATGCGGCCCTGGTCACGGCAT caGCATAGGAAGTCTTGAAAAGGACACGGATGAGGCAGGGGTCCAAAATGTGACAGTTAAGAATGCTGTTTTTATTGGTACCCAAAATGGGTTGAGAATAAAGTCATGGGCTCGGCCTAGCAATGGATTCGTCCAAAGGGTTTGCTTTTTAAGAGCTATTATGAAGAATGTCCAAAATCCCATTGTTATAGACCAAAGTTATTGCCCTCACAACATCTGCCCTACTCAA gtATCGGGTGTAAAAATCAGTGATGTGATATACCGACATATTCGAGGAACATCTGTCACAAAGGTTGcaataaaatttgattgtagcTCCAAGAACCCTAGCACTGGGATTAGACTTGAAAATGTCAATTTGACTTGTCCAAACCAAGTGCCTGAATCATCTTGTAGGAATGCAATTGGGAACACCCTTGGCTTTGTCCAACCTAACAGTTGCTTGTTATAA